The following coding sequences lie in one Brachionichthys hirsutus isolate HB-005 chromosome 15, CSIRO-AGI_Bhir_v1, whole genome shotgun sequence genomic window:
- the usp33 gene encoding ubiquitin carboxyl-terminal hydrolase 33 produces MPPGPVCDCPHLDCVGEITKEALIQKSHGQCQDCTVGGPNLWACLENGCAYVGCGESHTDHSTVHSQDTRHNLTVNLTTLRVWCYTCSKEVFLERKLSPHAPHANSRLLPSPQNANQDDSRARESPTSLRVPPHGGCEDLDMEMEEDDDLHARGLTGLKNIGNTCYMNAALQALSNCPPLTQFFLECGGMVRTDKKPALCKSYQKLVSDLWHKNRSSYVVPTTLFQGIKAINPMFRGYSQQDSQEFLRCLMDQLHEELKEPLPELSNQSSSIAMDDGPEEDNRSQSDNDFQSCESCGSSERADNELQGANMPIDGTNEAEMLIPGEDEVQANREWQKEKNMINDFYRSGGNGVLGGSTGVDVDKDVDTTTGTTAIISSQGAIKAQRAPDSFPDIQMSTRPQSPVPMEGLIPKMSSSPPKAACGWPSLNPAHKKGIASFSPPKKKRQKKYRSVISDVFDGTIVSSVQCLTCDRVSVTLENFQDISLPIPGKEDLAKLHSSTHQTSLVKAGSCGDAYAPQGWVAFVMEYIKSWFWGPAVTLQDCLAAFFARDELKGDNMYSCEKCKKLRNGVKFCKVQSLPEILCIHLKRFRHELMFSTKISTHVSFPLEGLDLQPFLAKDGSAQTSNYDLLSVICHHGTASSGHYIAYCRNDVNNLWYEFDDQSVTEVSESCVQNAEAYVLFYKKSNEDALKERRRVSGLFSLMEPSLLQFYVSRQWLNKFKTFAEPGPISNNDFLCSHGGVPPNKATFIDDLVVMLPQNVWDHLYSRYGGGPAVNHLYVCHTCQIEIEKLEKRRKSELDMFVRLNKAFQEEESPVVIYCISMQWFREWEGFVKGKDNDSPGSIDNSKITVNKNSHLTLKQGADSGQISEETWNFLQSIYGGGPLVTVRPNISHQEADSSQSEEKIEVETRSV; encoded by the exons GACACGAGGCACAACCTCACTGTGAACCTGACCACACTTCGCGTGTGGTGCTACACCTGCAGCAAGGAGGTTTTCCTGGAGCGTAAGCTTAGCCCTCACGCCCCCCACGCCAACAGTAGGCTGCTGCCTTCTCCTCAGAATGCCAATCAG GATGACAGCAGGGCCCGGGAGAGCCCAACCTCCTTGCGAGTGCCCCCTCATGGAGGGTGTGAAGACCTGGacatggagatggaggaggatgaCGACCTGCATGCCAGAG GCCTGACGGGGTTAAAGAATATAGGCAACACCTGCTACATGAATGCTGCCCTGCAGGCCCTGTCTAACTG CCCACCCTTGACCCAGTTCTTTCTCGAATGTGGCGGCATGGTGAGGACAGACAAGAAGCCCGCACTCTGCAAAAGCTACCAGAAACTCGTGTCAGACCTGTGGCACAAGAATAG ATCCTCCTACGTGGTTCCAACCACTTTGTTCCAGGGGATCAAAGCCATAAACCCCATGTTTAGAGGCTATTCTCAGCAG GACTCCCAGGAGTTTTTGCGCTGCTTAATGGATCAACTTCACGAGGAGCTGAAGGAACCGCTGCCTGAGCTCTCCAACCAGTCCAGCAGCATCGCCATGGACGACGGCCCAGAGGAGGACAATCGCAGCCAGTCGGACAACGACTTCCAGTCATGCGAGTCCTGCGGCAGCAGTGAGCGGGCCGATAACGAGCTGCAGGGTGCAAACATGCCGATCGACGGCACCAACGAGGCCGAGATGCTGATCCCCGGTGAAGACGAGGTCCAGGCCAACAGGGAGTggcagaaggagaagaacatGATTAATGACTTCTACCGCTCTGGGGGGAACGGCGTTCTGGGAGGAAGCACTGGCGTGGACGTAGACAAGGATGTTGACACCACCACTGGAACCACGGCCATCATCAGCAGCCAGGGCGCCATCAAGGCTCAAAGGGCGCCGG ATTCCTTCCCCGACATCCAAATGTCCACGAGACCCCAGAGTCCAGTCCCAATGGAGGGGCTCATTCCCAAAATGTCCAGCAGCCCACCTAAAGCTGCCTGCGGCTGGCCCAGCCTAAACCCCGCCCACAAGAAAG GAATTGCATCATTCTCCCCACCAAAGAAGAAGCGTCAGAAGAAATACCGCAGCGTCATCTCAGACGTGTTTGATGGGACAATCGTCAGCTCGGTTCAGTGCCTCACCTGTGATCGG GTGTCGGTGACCCTGGAGAACTTCCAAGATATCTCATTGCCCATCCCAGGAAAGGAAGACTTGGCGAAGCTCCACTCCTCCACCCACCAGACTTCCCTCGTTAAAGCCGGCTCCTGTGGGGACGCTTACGCACCACAGGGCTGGGTTGCGTTTGTCATGGAATACATCAAGAG CTGGTTCTGGGGTCCGGCGGTGACTCTACAGGATTGTCTCGCGGCTTTCTTTGCTCGAGATGAATTAAAGG gaGACAACATGTACAGCTGTGAAAAGTGCAAGAA attGCGAAATGGAGTAAAATTTTGTAAAGTGCAAAGTTTGCCAGAG ATCTTGTGCATCCACCTGAAGCGCTTCAGACATGAGCTGATGTTCTCCACTAAGATCAGCACTCACGTCTCCTTCCCCCTCGAGGGTCTGGACCTGCAGCCTTTCTTGGCCAAAGACGGCTCTGCACAGACCTCCAACTATGACCTGCTGTCAGTCATCTGTCACCACGGCACTGCCAGCA GCGGCCACTATATAGCCTACTGCAGGAATGACGTGAACAACCTGTGGTATGAATTTGATGACCAGAGTGTGACCGAGGTGTCTGAATCCTGCGTCCAGAATGCTGAGGCTTATGTGCTTTTTTACAA gaAGAGCAACGAGGATGCGCTCAAAGAACGGAGGAGGGTGTCTGGGTTATTCAGCCTGATGGAGCCCAGCCTCCTGCAGTTCTACGTCTCGCGTCAGTGGCTGAACAAGTTCAAGACCTTCGCTGAGCCGGGGCCCATTTCCAACAACGACTTCCTGTGCTCACATGGAG GTGTGCCACCCAACAAAGCAACATTCATCGACGACCTGGTGGTGATGCTGCCACAGAATGTCTGGGATCATCTTTACAGCAG GTACGGAGGGGGACCAGCTGTCAACCACCTGTATGTTTGCCACACGTGCCAGATTGAGATAGAAAAACTGGAGAAACGGcgcaagtcagagctggacatgTTTGTCAGg CTGAACAAGGCGtttcaggaggaggagtctcCGGTGGTCATATACTGCATCAGCATGCAGTGGTTTCGTGAGTGGGAGGGCTTCGTCAAGGGGAAAGACAACG ATTCACCAGGATCCATTGATAATTCCAAGATTACGGTGAACAAGAACAGCCACTTAACGCTCAAACAAG GAGCTGACTCGGGTCAGATCTCCGAAGAGACGTGGAACTTCCTCCAGTCCATCTACGGCGGCGGTCCACTCGTGACCGTCCGGCCAAACATCAGCCACCAAGAAGCCGACTCATCTCAGTCGGAGGAGAAAATCGAGGTGGAGACACGCTCTGTTTAA
- the zzz3 gene encoding ZZ-type zinc finger-containing protein 3 gives MAASRSSRVTRSSVGLNGLDENFCGRTLRNRSIAQAEDTSVSQLPRARSPKKKQEAKQVPKPEPEQVPKPEPEQVPNPEPEQVPNPETEQDLKPEAKQDLKQDLKPEAKPDAKPEAKPDTKPDAKPDAKPDAKPDAKPDAKPDAKPDAKPDAKPDAKPDAKPDAKPEAKLDVKEHTQEGSEQQGSLQAKVTSSNASLAEADEWTGLRKWDVSCLEKNIRSENCDRGKGLWDPCPQIKRAKRCSHSGENQELEEDPQLLKPGHPLSVPDFSKDSICEEFLCQSSSKTPPASRALGKEESKLTGGTAEGGHVECDGRVPSPNVHKVSNGLRESKAEDPCTPTEEPSARPNSAINCSLLLNGSQMGVPATPDPAVPCRNPVPVQMEVDGSGGLPGSSVLTFETVPEDPVPELLVAKQQEVEEMEVDVVGDALCLPHEEQVTEGENDANGRPLTPLHESAASSSSITNMNSSPINGDNSGETTSPRATTPSPTGPGCNPSLFTELYEHRYTLRTSPRRAAPAKRSSPPRDNGSSREGGEVVAGLEEACPAMEDSAPSDSVSPPHQELLSVDTSERTPDELGGPLEDKEVARSKVLTLSQAAEEEEEEEEEPDVYYFESDHLALKHNKDYQRLLQTVGVLEAQHTQAVLDLESLSHHQREALEHPISFVEQLQKRVTLGLPCPQRVVQLPDIAWEQYTSGLGDFEREICDKKRKTRQLKLIFDKGLPDRPKSPVEPKKEGEPSTMYPSLPTSDAPENGSQTQMIRGRICHSNKPDTFNQLWTVDEQKKLEQLLVKFPPEEVESRRWQKVADELGNRTAKQVASRVQKYFIKLTKAGIPVPGRTPNLCLYTKKASSKRQHHLNKHLYRPSTFLASYEPPVFMDEDDERAAFYCSEQDPSADDSDEEEIPVELRSLPEYKELLELKRLKKQTLQDIREDKAAVRHAGYKCDVCGLDPIQGVRWHCQDCPQDNSVDFCSNCSDCLFKTETHHPTHHLEAVHQPDTFLDRDYCLPRSAGYNYLDPNYFPANR, from the exons ATGGCCGCGTCCCGTTCCTCGCGCGTCACAAGGTCGTCAGTGGGGCTCAATGGATTGGATGAAAACTTTTGTGGTCGAACTCTCAGGAACCGCAGCATCGCCCAGGCAGAGGACACCTCTGTGTCTCAGCTACCTAGGGCCCGGTCCCCCAAAAAGAAGCAGGAAGCCAAGCAGGTCCCCAAGCCGGAGCCCGAGCAGGTCCCCAAGCCGGAGCCCGAGCAGGTCCCCAATCCGGAGCCCGAGCAGGTCCCCAATCCGGAGACCGAACAGGACCTCAAGCCAGAGGCCAAGCAGGACCTCAAGCAGGACCTCAAGCCGGAGGCCAAGCCGGACGCCAAGCCGGAGGCCAAGCCGGACACCAAGCCGGACGCCAAGCCGGACGCCAAGCCGGACGCCAAGCCGGACGCCAAGCCGGACGCCAAGCCGGACGCCAAGCCGGACGCCAAGCCGGACGCCAAGCCGGACGCCAAGCCGGACGCCAAGCCGGACGCCAAGCCGGAGGCAAAGCTTGACGTCAAGGAACACACCCAGGAAGGGAGCGAACAGCAGGGCTCATTGCAGGCAAAGGTGACATCCTCAAATGCTTCTCTAGCTGAGGCAGATGAATGGACTGGCTTGAGGAAGTGGGACGTGTCCTGTCTAGAAAAAAACATTAGGTCTGAGAACTGCGATAGAGGAAAGGGACTCTGGGATCCTTGCCCTCAAATCAAAAGGGCCAAACGGTGCTCCCACTCCGGGGAGAATCAGGAACTCGAGGAGGACCCCCAGCTTTTAAAACCTGGACATCCGCTTTCAGTCCCTGACTTTAGCAAAGACAGCATTTGCGAAGAATTTCTCTGCCAAAGCTCATCTAAAACACCTCCTGCCTCACGTGCTCTAGGCAAAGAGGAAAGCAAGCTGACAGGGGGGACAGCAGAGGGGGGTCATGTGGAGTGTGACGGCAGAGTCCCGTCCCCAAATGTTCATAAGGTCTCTAATGGACTCAGAGAGAGTAAAGCAGAGGATCCGTGCACACCCACTGAAGAGCCGAGTGCACGTCCCAACTCTGCCATCAACTGCTCCTTGCTGCTCAACGGTAGTCAGATGGGGGTTCCCGCGACCCCTGACCCTGCTGTGCCTTGTAGAAACCCTGTCCCTGTGCAGATGGAGGTCGATGGCTCGGGGGGGCTGCCAGGGTCGTCTGTGCTGACATTTGAAACTGTTCCAGAGGATCCTGTTCCTGAGTTGCTGGTGGCTAAGCAGCAGGAGGTAGAGGAGATGGAAGTTGACGTGGTCGGCGATGCACTGTGTCTGCCCCACGAGGAGCAGGTGACGGAGGGGGAGAACGATGCCAATGGCAGGCCGCTAACACCTCTGCATGAAAgcgctgcctcctcttcctcaatcaCCAACATGAACAGTAGTCCAATCAACGGCGACAACTCAGGAGAAACGACGTCCCCTCGAGCAAcaaccccctcccccacagGGCCAGGATGCAACCCCTCACTGTTCACAGAGCTCTACGAACACCGGTACACCCTCCGGACTTCACCGAGGAGGGCCGCCCCTGCCAAGCGCAGCTCTCCTCCCAGGGACAACGGTTCctcaagggaggggggggaggtggtGGCCGGGCTGGAGGAGGCCTGTCCTGCGATGGAGGACTCTGCTCCTTCAGACTCTGTtagccccccccaccaggagCTGCTCTCTGTGGATACTTCAGAAAGGACACCTGACGAGTTAGGCGGGCCGCTGGAGGACAAAGAGGTCGCGAGAAGCAAAGTGCTGACACTGAGCCaggctgcagaagaagaggaggaggaagaggaggagccagatgtGTATTACTTTGAGTCCGACCACCTGGCTCTTAAACACAACAAAGA TTATCAGAGGCTGCTGCAGACCGTCGGGGTCCTGGAGGCCCAGCACACACAGGCTGTCCTGGACTTGGAGTCCTTGTCGCATCACCAGAGGGAGGCACTCGAACATCCCATCAGCTTTGTCGAGCAGCTGCAGAAACGG GTGACCTTGGGCTTGCCGTGTCCCCAGCGAGTCGTCCAGCTCCCTGACATCGCGTGGGAACAGTACACCTCAGGACTCGGTGACTTTGAGAGAGAGATCTGTGACAAGAAACGCAAAACCAGGCAGCTAAAACTAATCTTTGATAAAg GTTTGCCTGATCGACCAAAAAGTCCGGTGGAGCCCAAGAAGGAAGGCGAGCCCTCCACCATGTACCCGTCCCTGCCGACCAGTGACGCTCCGGAGAACGGCAGCCAGACGCAG ATGATTCGGGGGAGGATTTGTCATTCAAACAAGCCCGACACCTTTAACCAGCTGTGGACTGTGGACGAACAG AAAAAGTTGGAACAGCTTCTCGTAAAATTCCCCCCCGAGGAAGtcgagtccagaagatggcagAAAGTTGCTGATGAGCTGGGCAATCGGACCGCAAAACAG GTCGCCAGTCGGGTTCAAAAGTACTTCATCAAACTGACAAAAGCTGGAATCCCTGTGCCTGGAAGGACACCCAACCTGTGCTTGTACACTAAAAAG GCGTCCAGTAAGAGGCAGCACCACCTCAACAAGCACCTGTACCGGCCGTCGACCTTCCTCGCCTCCTACGAGCCGCCGGTCTTCATGGACGAAGACGACGAGCGCGCTGCTTTCTACTGCAGTGAACAGGACCCGTCTGCCGATGACTCG gacgaggaggagataCCTGTGGAGTTGAGGAGCTTGCCGGAGTACAAAGAGCTTTTAGAGCTGAAGCGATTAAAGAAACAGACTCTCCAGGACATCCGAGAGGACAAGGCCGCGGTGCGGCACGCCGGCTACAAG TGTGATGTATGTGGTCTGGACCCCATCCAGGGAGTGCGGTGGCACTGCCAGGACTGTCCGCAGGATAACTCTGTGGATTTCTGCTCCAATTGCTCCGACTG CTTGTTCAAGACCGAGACTCACCACCCGACCCACCACCTGGAAGCCGTGCACCAGCCGGACACCTTCCTGGACCGGGACTACTGCCTGCCACGGAGCGCGGGCTACAATTACCTGGACCCCAACTACTTTCCAGCTAACAGATGA